A region of the Penicillium psychrofluorescens genome assembly, chromosome: 6 genome:
TCGCTTTTGTATGGTACGCTTTGTTTGTGGTGGACATGATTTGACCCTGTTGTACAGAGGATGTTGACTAGATATGATTGAAAATGAATCAGCCAAGATGGACGATGGTGAAGACAGTGACGTAACCGAGGGTCATTCTGCGGGGACTCGAACGTACCTTTTTCCTCCCTTTGCcctgcttcttcagcagATATCTGTGCACGCTATCCTTCTTCACCCGATCACTCTCCTCCAGCGTATGCGTATGCCCGCCGGGAACTCCATCATCCTTCCCATTAAGCCCGTTCCCATTGACCCGCTGGATGGTAAAATACCTCCTCCCCTCGGAGCCGGGGTGACCCTCTGGGAGCTTGGGGCTCGAGGCAAACACTTCATGGGGCATACGTAACTGGAGTGGATTGCCGGGGTTGCTGAAGAAGGTCTGCATTCCGGGGAACGGGGGAGGAGATGGCTCGGTCTCGCGCGGGCTTGGGCTCTCGGGCTGCCGGCCGGGCAAATGCTCCGTGATTTTGATCACGACTTTGCAGAGATCGCGCGGTCGTTCCGTGCGCTTGCGTTTCTTGACAGTTGGGTCGTCGGATTTGGGCGTGCCTCCGGGTCGGCCCTTTAGTCGACATCCCCAGTAGTGAGAGACCATGGGCCACCGTTTGTACTGCTGGGTGGAGCGGTGGGAGTAGACGTTGTCGATGTGTGGGAAGTAGGTCTGGAACCTGTAGAAATGGTCTGTATCAGCATGAAAGATCCGCCggggcgacgaggagggcatgTATACTCTTGCTCGCTCACGGTGATCACCTCCTCGTCAACATTGAATAGTCTGTCCCGCCAATATTCCAGGTCCGGCGGGTCAGCGATCAATTTCATGCCACAGAGCTGGCCTGCATAATCCACCGAGTCCAGAGACTCCAAATTCCGGAGTTCTGGACGGTCTGGTGGTGGCATGGCATTCGCGTGGTTGTTTTGCGCCGCGCGCGCATTGTTTCCCACCGCTGCCCCGCCCTGCCCGAGATCGTCGGACTCACCCGTCTGTGTGCCTGTCGTCGCATACTGTCTGGGAGGTGGCTGGACGTAGGCGTGAGGCGGCGGGGGGTGAAACTGTGGAGGTACGAAGGTATTCATGGGCTCTCCCGGTCTGAGCGGGCGGACGAAGCCAGGGATGGTGAAGACAGGTACTACATCCTGTAGCGATTGGACCTGTCTGGGTCTTGCAAGTGGCTGCGGGGGAattggctgctggcgaatcggctgctgggcctggagATTGGGAACTGGAGGGCGCTGGAGAGAGTCCATTGGGATGGGTAAAGCGGAGAGAGTTGTTGATCGCCGGAAGATCAGTAGATGTTATACAGACGGTGGGAGTAACTACGACATTCTTGATCAACGACTACTTGAAGTATTCAATTAACACTGTTTATCGAATACAATCATCCACCCTACAGCCCCTTgcccgccttcttcttcgccgcctcAGAGTTCGCAAACGGAAACCCCGTCGTCCTCTTATCCGCTCCGGTCCTACGACTGATCTTACCATCCCCACTAGCAAAGAGCACACACCACAGTCCAACCGACGCCAGAAGGGCGTGTCCCGCAACCCCAACAGCGAACGTACCCTGTCCACCAGTGGCGTACCAGGTATACGCATAGAAAGCAGCGACAGCGTGGAACGCCGAGGTTACCATCAATGTGGGCAAGGCATAGGGGGCCTTGGGATCAGAGTTCTCGGTTGTGAcgggcgaggagatcgaggaggtgAGCGGGATGGTGCCCGTGAGCATCACGGTGAGTGCGGCGACGGTGAGTAGGCTGATGCCGAGGCTGCGGGCGAAGTAGATTTCCATTGCTGGGGAGGGGCATTAGTTGGTACGTTAGATCAATGACTACCTCAAAGGCACATACCAGAAGCAGGACGTGATTCATCTAGCAGCATGGCGATGATCATGCTGGGGCCGGCTATCAAGGGTACGCTCTGCAGCGAGAGCCATCCGGCAGTCGAGTAGGTGTAGGCGTGGAAGACCTGCAGCTGGTCAGCACGAAACAAGAGGCCGGGGGAGAAAAACTAACATCCATGATGACAATTTTGGTggcagggagagagagaaataaagagagaaacagagagggaaagagagagggaaagagagagggaaagagagagggaaagagagagagtgagagaaagaaaagagggaTGAATTGCCAGCTGCCGAAGGGCCAAAGACATACATTCCGATTGACGTCATCACGGTTTGCCTTGTTTGTACTGGTCCAAATGGCAGAAGTATAGAACGACAAGGGAGTTGTGATTGTAAGGTATTTTGTATTCTTTTGTCTGAAGCCAACCCAAGATGTATAACTAGCGCCTCTCGTGAACCCCCCAACACCGtgaaatcatcatcatcatccttgGTTGATATGGCTCGCCCGCAGATACCGCGTGAAGCTGTTGTCCGCATCTGATGGCGTATTTTGACTGCCCGACAGAGCTTGCTGGTACCGCTGCGAGAGCGCATCATCGTTGCCAGCCCCAGGATCCTCATaatcctcgtcgctgtcgtccTCCCCATCCGCCAGCCCCTGCTTGATAatctcatcttcttcctcggcctcacTCACAGTCTCCGGCTCCGGCGCGGGCTCCCGGCGTGGTCGGCGGCCGGAGCCAGAGACATTCATATCCTGCATCAGCTTGCCCAGTTCCAGTTCCCGCTGCGAGGCCTTGCTTTCTTcccgctccttcttcttgcgctccagTTCCGGCTTGTAGTCGCGCTCGAATTCTTGGCGTTTTTCTTCCACGGCCTCAAAGAactcatccaccccgtcGCCGGTCATGGAGCTCACCCCTACCACACTCAGGTGTCGGTAGAACTCTTCGAGCATGAGGCTCATGCTGTTCAGAAGCGAGCCCATGTATCCACTTCCCGCGCCGAAACCGCCAGCTCCGCCCTCCGTGCCAAAGGATCccgattcctcctcctcgcgcagaGCCTGCTGGAAGGCATCAAAGTCGGCCATCCATTCCTTTGCGAACTCGGCATCTTTGACGTCTGTCTTGTTGAACACTAAAATCATCGGGAGCTTGGTCTTGTAGAGAATACTGCAGGCGTACAGCATGTTGCTCATGAATGTACTGGTAGAACTGGCGCGCGGAGTGTCGATGATGTATGCGATGACCGTGGGGAAAGAGGAAGCAAGGGTCTCGAGCAGAATGCTCCCCGAGGCGCTCCAGACGAACACTTCGATCTGGCCCGGGGTGTCGACGAGGATATGCTCAATAGGTTTTGCAGATGGCTTGCTGGGATTTGGTGCCGTGcgcttctccagcagggAGATGATCTGGTCGACTTTGGTGGCGAAGAGGTTGAGCGATGTGAGGATCCCACCGTTGGGACCCAGGTTGTACTGCTTCATCACTTCCTTGTAGTTGATCGAATCGCGGATATCGATATTGCTATCAAAAGGCACCGAGTGCACCGCGGGATCCAGGTTCATCACATACGGCACTGTGTTCTTCGAGTGCAAGTGGGAATTGATCCGTTGCATGAAGGTGGTCTTGCCGGAGCCTGAGGGGAGGAGTTAGCAGGACCATTCGAATAAGCCAAAGACAAAGATAATCCTACCGGCCATGCCCACACAGACCACGGACACTGCCGGGGACGCCATGGTGGTTGTTTGAAGGGAAGGCAGTAATTGTTGGAGTGAcaagcaaaaaaaaagaatgctgcggggagaaaaagaaagccgTCGATCTAATCACCGCCTGCAAACGTCACTCCCGCCTcaccttttcttcttcaccacaCCTCGCTCATAATGACCCTCGAAGATTTTGAGAAAAACCTGgcggaggacaaggagaagcaaCACGAGAAGAGCGACCGGGAACGACACCATCGAGATCGCGACCGCAGCAGAGATCGCTCACGACACCACCGTCACCACCGCTCCAGCAATCACCACGAGTCCCGACACAGAGACCGGGAGAGCGAGCGCGAATCCCGGCACAAAGATGACAGTGGACATCGGCATAAGCGATCGCGTCACTCCGGGGCAGAGGAGCATGACCATGCGCATAAACGCCGACATCGATCCAGCAAAGACGACGGCAAGGATGATGCTCCCAAGACAGTGGTCCAGGAGGAGCTCAGCCAGCTGAAGCGGGATGCCTGGATGGAAGCGCCCTCCGCCCTAGAAGTCGACTACGTGCATCGTCCGGACACGACGCGCCTCGAAGAGGAGTCGAACAAACCCAAAATGCTCCAGGCCGATTATGAGCTCAAGATCCACGACCGCGAGCTCAACAAACATCTGCGAGACCTTAACGAGGGCAAAGCGCTCGAGGATGTCGAAGAGGAGCCTGCGCAGCATGAGGTGGATTACACATTTGGAGATTCCGGGTCGCAATGGCGAATGACGAAGCTCAAAGGCGTCTACAGAGAAGCCGAAGCTAGCGGCAAACcggtggaggagatcgccGAGGAACGATTTGGAGATCTCCGTTCATTTGATGATGCTCGGGAAGAGGAAACCGAGCTGGATCGTCGCAAGATGTACGGTCAATCCTACGTGGGCAAGGAGAAGCCCAGTGGCGAGCTGTTCCAGGAGAGGAAGCTCCAGAACAACGTGCGGAGGGGACCACTGGAACATGTTCACGACCCTGAGCTGGAGCTTCAGGCCGAGGGCCAGGGTAAGCAGATGGACGTGGAGCAACCCTCGCACACAACCCAGCATCTCGATCTCACGGCATTGAACCGCCTGAAAGCTCAAATGATGAAAGCGAAGCTCAGGAAAGCTCCcgatgccgccgagctggaagacaAGTATAAcgcggcggccgcggccatGGCCAATCGCAAGGAATCCGACGTCGTGGTTCTCGGTGTGATGGAGAATCGGATGCTGGCTGGCTCCAGGAATGAAGTCAAGCCTATCGAAACGAAAAGGGGAATCGAGCGCGGCCAGGTGCAAGAAAACGAGGACATGAGCATTGAAGACATGGTCCGCGAGGAACGCAGGAACCGCGGCCAGATCGGCGGCGAAGGACAGCGGCTAGCCGAGCGGATCTCGCGCGATTCCAAGTTCGAGGTGAGTCTTTTTGGTCTGatggttttgttttggttctAATATTCCCCTAGAATGAGCTAGAGTACATGGACGACAATGCTTCCAAGCTGGCTCGACGGGTGCATCGGTCTGAAATCGACATCAAGAACTCGACCGTCAATGATTTCCGCAAGATGAATCAGATCTTGGACAACTGCCCGCTGTGCCATCACGAAGACACCAACACGCCGCCGATCGCACCGGTAGTATCGCTCGCAACCAGAGTCTTCCTGACACTCCCCACCGAGCCCGAAATCAGCGAAGGCGGCGCTACCATCGTACCCATCCAACACCGACGGAACCTGATGGAATGCGACGACGATGAATGGGAGGAGATCCGAAACTTCATGAAGAGCCTGACCCGCATGTACCACgaccaaggccgagatgTAATCTTCTACGAGAACGCAGCGCAGCCCCAGCGCAAACGACACGCGTCTATGGAGGTGGTACCATTACCATACAGCCTGGGAGAGACCTcgccggccttcttcaaggAAGCCATTCTCAGCTCCGACTCGGAATGGTCGCAGCACCGCAAACTCATCGATACCCTCGCCAAGTCCAAGCAAGGGCTCGGACGGTCCGCATTCCGCCGCACgctggtcaaggagatgcCCTACTTCCACGTTTGGTTCGAGCTTGACGGCGGGCTGGGCCATGTTGTCGAGGACGAACACCGCTGGCCTCGAGGGGACCTGTTCGCGCGAGAGGTCATTGGGGGTATGCTGGATGTTGCGCCGGATGTGATCAAGCGGCAGGGACGCTGGCAGAGGGGTGCCGATCGACGGACGGATGGGTTCAGGAAGCGATGGAGGAAGTTTGACTGGACTCGTGTGCTCGTCGAGGGGTAGGATGGTAGATAATAGCCCTAGATTGGGTTTGTATGAACTAAATCGAAGCGGAAAAATCCTGAATATTGCCTTCTCAAGACTTTGCTCTGTTCCTATCCTTCTCCGGGCTCAATTGATGTTTCCCGATTCTGTCCTTCTTTTCCGGCGAGACTATACTGGCTCCGGCATGAAGCTATCCCCAATGTATCTGTCTACACTCTGACACTCACATTTCCCTAATTCCACAGGTCGCTCAACTACAGCCAGCCAATTCACACGCCCCAGTGCTGTCTTGCAGTATCCTATCTTTTATCTGTCGCAATTACTCCGAATTATTAATGCGGGGAGCTGCCCGATCTCGCGTGGAGCATTCTTCCACTggtctcggccatcttcttctctttcgctctctctgttcttctttgacgttttctctcttctcgcTCATCCTGTTCTAGTATTACTCCCTCCGATTCCTTCGTGCATACCTCGTTGCGTCGGACATTGCCGCCACATCTCCCCTCCCCACCTTTCTTATCGGTGCGTCTCCGACGCCGTCCCGCAACATGTCTTTCTTGCGCAGGCGAGAGATATACATCCCAGCATTGTCGCGCAGGTTCAAATAACTGATTGATCTAGACATTCCTACGCAAGCATGACTTCCAATGACACTACTAGGCCCAAGATTCTGCTCCTGGGCAATATCGACCAGTGCGTTGATCTACCAATAATCGTCTGCGTGACTCGATGCTAATCTCGACAAACATAAAGCGCTCTCCCCTCCTGGAATGCATTGAGCGACCTCGGCGAGCTTGTGCGACCAACCGCGACCAACCGCACCGAGTTCCTCGAGGAATGCCGCGCCGGCAAACTCGACGGCGTGGTCGCCGCCTACCggaccttcttctccaccagtATCACAGGGCTAGTCGATGAGGAAGTGGTGAATGCATTGCCGAGTTCATTGAAGTATCTCGCCCACTGCGGTAGGTCTCAGTCATCCCCAAGTCAATATTCAAACATTTAACATCCCAACTAACCGAATCTTTATGACTATCAGGGGCCGGATACGACCAAGTCGACGTACACGCCTGCAGCGCGCGCAGCCCTCCCATCCGAGTCTCCAACGTGCCCACAGCAGTTGACGACGCAACCGCGGACGTAACCATGTTCCTAATCATCGGCGCACTGCGCAATTTCAACACGGGCATGCACGCCCTGCGCGAAGGCAAATGGCGCGGCcagcctgcgccgccgctcGGCCATGACCCGCAGGGCAAGGTGCTGGGTATTCtggggatgggcgggatTGGTCGCAACTTGAAAAATAAGGCCGAGGCGTTTGGGATGACGGTTGTTTATCATAACCGTCGGAAGCTGAGCGAGGagcttgctgctggggcAAAGTATGTTTCTTTTGAGGAATTGTTGGAGGGTAGTGATGTGATTAGTTTGAATCTGCCGTTGAACGTGAGTGttcccttttctcttcgTCTGATTTGCTTTGAAGATGTATTGACAGAAGCAGAAACACACCCGCCACATCATCGGCAAGGCCGAATTCGCTAAAATGAAAGATGGCGTGGTGGTCGTGAACACCGCGCGCGGGGCAGTCATTGATGAAGCGGCGCTGGTCGATGCCCTGGATAGCGGCAAGGTGTTCTCGGCTGGGCTAGATGTCTTCGAGGATGAGCCCAAAGTTCATCCGGGCCTGGTGAGCAACCGAAATGTCATCCTGGTGCCGCATATGGGCACCTGGACGAAAGAGACCCTGACGGCGATGGAGAAGTGGGCGATTGAGAATATCCGCCAGGCGCTGGAGACGGGGACGATGAAGAGCCCTGTACCTGAGCAGGCGGATCTGTAGGGAAATAGTAATAGTGTATAGAGGCTAGATCAAATGGCTAGATGCAAACATAGTGTTCGTCGTACTTACTACCTAATCAGACCCGCTACGTCAGATTAATCTTATCGTCGTCCTCAACCTCCAACCTGCACCTCGACACTCCCTCCCTGACAACATGGCCGAATACTGGAAGTCCGCAGTCAGTCGCTCATTAACCTCCCTTTGACCTGAAACCCTTGCTAACATCAACCTAGCCCCGGCACTGGTGCAAGCAGTGCAAGATCTTCATCCGCGACACACCCTTCGAAAAGACGCAACACGAAGCAAGCGGCAAGCACCAATCGGCCCTCAAGCGCTTCCTCCGCGAAATTCACAAGGACAATGAGATTAAGACGCGCGAGTCGCAGCGCGCGAAAAGCGAGGTCGAGCGGCTGCGCCAGTCCGTGGCGGGGAGTGGTGGGGACTCCAAGGGCGTTGCGTCGTCGCGGAGCGCAgttccaacaccaccggcaaCCCGGAAACAGCCCGATCGCCCCGTTAGCATAGACGAGAGGAAAAAGCAGATGGCGCAGCTGGCTGATATGGGGATTGCCGTTCCGCAGGAGTACAGGGCTGATATGGCCGTGGCGGGCGAGTGGCAGACCATGTCCGAGACCAAGATTGACGACGAGTCGGCCAAGTTGTCGGTCGGTGTGCGTAAGCGCAAGctggagggggaggaggaagaggacgagcATGCGCCGGAACCGTTTGTGAGCAAGGCCTGGGGCTCGCGGATGAGAGTGTACCCCGGTGCTCAGGAGGAAACCGACGAGGGCTTGGATGCTCTTCTGGCTTCAACGAAGGATAtcaagaagacgaagacTGCGCCGGAGACAGAGAAACAGGCGGATGAGGCTGCTGGCCAAGACACGAAAGATGATGGAGAAGCGCACGCGGATGCGCAGGTCCTGGTCCAGGCTAAGACCGCGGGTGGATCGGAGATCGTGGAGCCGAAGactgaagaggaggaggtgaaggGGGAAGAGGCTGCGCCGGTgttcaagaagcgcaaaCCCAAGGTCATGAGGAGATAGCTGGACTGCTGGACGTTTCTGCAACATGATTGCGACGTCCATTGTCCCTGGACCTAACAGTCTTCATTGCTCCTGACCAGCAAGAGCTTGGTCTGGCGAACACCGACTGCAATGCTCACTTGCATTGCGACACCACCCTTCACGCTGGGACACGTCCCTCGAATGAGACCCGCCGTCTGGTAGCTATCTATCTTGGAGCCTCTTGAATGGGTGCAATGAGGATGTCTTTAACAAGGCAATCGCTAGTTAACCACTCTGTATCTAGATCCGCTCTAGGACCGTATATAGTATAACTATAATAAACCCTGGGTCAATCCCAGTCAAGATGTAAAGATAAATAGCTCCAATGCATCCGTGGTGGCTGTATAGTCCGGGTGGCCACTCCCATACTCGCTGTACTACAATTTTTTTCCAAAGCGGAGACTGGACGGGAACAGAAAGAGAACAGCCGCATCTCTTCAACTTCGCATCTTCACCTTTTCCGCCCTCTTcattccaccaccacaccatCTGCCCTCCACCCTCCCTTTCCGATTGTTCCTCTCATTCTGAGTAAGTCTCTCTGCCTCTAAAAACCCATGCGATTTCCCCCTATCACCGGAGTGAACCCACCTCGATCGCGCGCCGTTCGGTCTGCCCGCGCCTCCCCCGACAATCTTCTCCCCGCTCCCTGCCCGCCCGTGTTGGTGTGATCCAGTACTCTTGGACGCGTCAAAGATTTCTTCCCTCTGGTGCGATTGTGTTACTGGTCTTGTGGGTGGTTGTGAGCACGGGTGGTGGCTGTTGCGGTTACCCTGGCAGAAAGAAACCATTTGCGACAGCAACTCTCACAACCCCGGCACACGGGGGGATTCAGTCATGAACATGCCCCAAGTGGATCTGGGAGTTGCACTCAAGACTATCACGGGCAGAATCATGGCCGCTTCCTAGATCTCTTGACCCTGCAGTCCACCACTGTTGCGACACTGAGGCATCGCATTCATCTGAGCCCCTACACTGCACCGCTTACACTCCCTTCTCATTCTCCAAAGCATTTGTTACGCACTGCTTGGAATGTGTCTTTCTTATAGCCCGACGCTAACATCTCTAAAAGTTTGACAGACCTAAGGAATAAATGATTTATCAGCTCCACCCCGATCGATCTGGCGTGCTGTCTATGTCCAGCGATAAGCCACACCTCCTTTGATCCTGAACCCCGACCGGCGCAACCCATTGACCCTGATCGGGAAACCTCAATTGAACGTCCTACACCATTTGGGAGGAGGCTGAGAGATCAGAAATGGTGGACCTGACAGACTCCAGCGCCCCTCCCGGCAAATCGACTCCCTCGCCGGAGACAGCCAATGCGCCCGTGGCAGAGACTAGCCAGCCTCCAGTGCAATCTGTGGAGGAGACCTCGGGGGAGAATGAGCTCCCAACGGAAACCCAGCAGTCCCCCACGGTGACTGAGCAGCCGGTCACAAACCAGCAACCCGCAGATGGAGACAATTCGATGCAAGAGACTAGCGAGTCTACGCCGGTGACAGATGCCAAACCCTCTGGTGGCGCGTCCGGAGCGACGGCCGAGTCAACTCTCCCGGCGTTTGATACTTCACTCCCATCGGTGGGCTCAACGGCAGCGGAAGACCTGTCCCTTCCTGCCACTGACACAAATTTGCCGAGCCTGGACTCCTCTCTGCCGGCCATTGGAACAGACATTCCTACGATGGATGGATTTCACCATGACGGCCAGGCCAGCCAGCATGCGAACCCTGGACACGACCAGTCCGGGCACTCCAATGGTCCCGGCTCGTATCAGCAACCATCCAATGGCACATATCAGTATTCGCAGAGCCCTTCGACACCGCAAAATGGGGGGCAGCAGGcttcgcagcagcatcagttccagcagcagccttACCAGCAACAGAGCCCGGAGATGTACCACAACCCCGGGGGCTTCACTCCCGCCAACGCGAGCCAGGGCAATACGCCATCGACCATGTCTCCGATGGCCTCCATGGGCCAATACATGGCTGGGTACCCGTCGGATGCCGATGCGCAGATGCGGTACCAACTGCCCGATGACCCGAGCAAGATGAGCAGCCGACACAAGAAAGAAGTTAAACGACGGACCAAGACTGGGTGTTTAACGTGTCGAAAACGCCGAATTAAGGTATGTGATTTCCTCCTTAACTATTGGTGCTGGCGGCGGATCCTCGCTTGTGCTGGGAACCCCGCCAATCGTTTATCTCCCGCATCCACCCACTTGTGAAAAACAATGCTAACGCCAACCAGTGCGACGAAGGTCACCCGGTCTGCCGAAATTGTGTCAAGAGCAAACGTGAATGCTTAGGCTACGACCCCGTGTTTCGCCCTCAGGCATCCACCCCGTCGGCCATCCAGCCTGCTGCGCCTAATCCCCCGCCGTCGCTGGTCGTCAACCCTCAAGgccctccctcttcctctgcacCCGCCTATCCCTCTGCGCCTCCAGGGTACGTGCCCGCGACCTCCCAGCCATACGCGCCCGCTCTCCAGTCCCTGTCGCCGAGCACCTCCGCCGACCAGTACGACCCTGGGACCACCATTGACCCTTCACTGGGCGCAAATCACCCAACCAACACCGCAGACATGCAAAATTCAAACAATCCGCGGCCTCAGGGCATGGACCCTGTTTACAAATGTGAGTGCTGGATGGGAAAGATTTTTGGGCGCAGAATGAAAAACTCTTCGAACCGCCAACTAACCTATGGAATCTTACTAGCCAAAAACCTTCTCATGACCGACCTGATCGCTCTCCGAGGCATTGCGCCTCCTGCTCCCCACCCCATTGGCACCCTCCCCCCCGGTCGTTTGGAGGAAATCCAGGCCGTCTTCTTGGCAACATACGCCCCCGCGATCGACAAGTTTCTCGAAGTGAAATGGTACTCCGAAAAAGCGCTGTCGACTCTTATGGCAGACCAGCAACTCATGGCGGACTATTCGGCGTTGATCGAAGCATTCAACGGGTGGGACCTCAACGAACACGAAAGTATCGCTCGCCTGGAGAGCTTTGAGGCCTCGGTGATCTGGCGGAGTATGATCCTATGTCGCCAAATACCAGACGCAGTGAACGGGCAGTTCGGCACAGACTGGAACCTGCTGGTGGCATGTGCGCGCCTCAACGTGATCGAAGCTCTCCTGACATGGAACCACCTGGATCCCAATCCCTTGTCCCGGGACATGTTCAGGGATGCGGCCAGGCCGCCCAGCCCACCAGACCAGTTCATGCACCGCCAACTGGATTTCTGGGACGAGGTTGGCGAGTTCCTGACGCTGCATGACAACGAAGCCAGCTCGGCCAAGGAGATCGATGACACGCTCTCCCGCTGCCGAGCCCTGCTGGACACGTACGAGAACCGCGATATCATCTACTCAATCGCCATCGCGCGTCATCTGGGTCAGCGCTGGGCGGACTTTCCAAACACCTTGCCCAAGGTCGGCTCCACGACCGAAAAAGAAGCGGGCACCAAGCTTTACGT
Encoded here:
- a CDS encoding uncharacterized protein (ID:PFLUO_008924-T1.cds;~source:funannotate) yields the protein MVDLTDSSAPPGKSTPSPETANAPVAETSQPPVQSVEETSGENELPTETQQSPTVTEQPVTNQQPADGDNSMQETSESTPVTDAKPSGGASGATAESTLPAFDTSLPSVGSTAAEDLSLPATDTNLPSLDSSLPAIGTDIPTMDGFHHDGQASQHANPGHDQSGHSNGPGSYQQPSNGTYQYSQSPSTPQNGGQQASQQHQFQQQPYQQQSPEMYHNPGGFTPANASQGNTPSTMSPMASMGQYMAGYPSDADAQMRYQLPDDPSKMSSRHKKEVKRRTKTGCLTCRKRRIKCDEGHPVCRNCVKSKRECLGYDPVFRPQASTPSAIQPAAPNPPPSLVVNPQGPPSSSAPAYPSAPPGYVPATSQPYAPALQSLSPSTSADQYDPGTTIDPSLGANHPTNTADMQNSNNPRPQGMDPVYKSKNLLMTDLIALRGIAPPAPHPIGTLPPGRLEEIQAVFLATYAPAIDKFLEVKWYSEKALSTLMADQQLMADYSALIEAFNGWDLNEHESIARLESFEASVIWRSMILCRQIPDAVNGQFGTDWNLLVACARLNVIEALLTWNHLDPNPLSRDMFRDAARPPSPPDQFMHRQLDFWDEVGEFLTLHDNEASSAKEIDDTLSRCRALLDTYENRDIIYSIAIARHLGQRWADFPNTLPKVGSTTEKEAGTKLYVAQKFLEDEAEGKGTTQIYKRICCMAVRSWWCARE